One stretch of Pelmatolapia mariae isolate MD_Pm_ZW linkage group LG3_W, Pm_UMD_F_2, whole genome shotgun sequence DNA includes these proteins:
- the LOC134620020 gene encoding uncharacterized protein LOC134620020, with translation MKILLSSLLFASLCTLSSWSVSSGTLVVTQISKVSVAEGETANITCCWTGTFERVRVKWLKNQTEITKGNWTNLIQSQGSEKKCSYLHFSNIKTEDSGTYICKVIVEIPSLTEVKGKGTVITVKTGNNTSISNTEEYVSKRSQIKVIISLAVVIPLLLTTLVCYCTLRRKQALAARVIYEVPHVDSEMAEADKDSTNSSRGSSQWRQVPLYESFYFEHVDPKESK, from the exons ATGAAGATCTTGCTAAGTAGTCTGCTTTTCGCCTCTCTCTGTACCCTCTCATCCTGGA GTGTTTCATCAGGCACATTAGTTGTGACACAGATTTCTAAAGTTTCTGTCGCGGAAGGAGAGACAGCAAACATCACGTGCTGCTGGACAGGGACGTTTGAAAGAGTGAGAGTGAAATGGCtaaaaaatcaaacagaaatTACAAAAGGCAACTGGACCAACTTGATTCAGTCTCAAGGGTCTGAAAAGAAATGTTCATATTTGCATTTctcaaatataaaaacagaggATTCAGGAACATACATCTGCAAGGTGATTGTGGAGATACCATCTTTAACTGAGGTTAAAGGAAAAGGGACAGTTATCACAGTCAAGACAGGCAACAATACTAGCATCAGCAACACAGAAGAATACG TTTCCAAGAGGTCACAAATCAAAGTGATCATTTCCCTGGCTGTAGTGATTCCTTTGCTCCTCACCACCCTCGTCTGTTACTGCACTCTGCGAAGAAAACAAG CACTAGCAGCCAGAGTCATCTACGAGGTTCCCCACGTAGACTCCGAGATGGCAGAGGCGGACAAAGACAGCACAAACTCCTCCAGAGGCTCGTCTCAGTGG CGTCAAGTGCCTCTGTATGAATCCTTCTACTTCGAGCATGTGGATCCCAAAGAAAGTAAATGA